One window of Paenibacillus albicereus genomic DNA carries:
- a CDS encoding DUF5050 domain-containing protein, translating to MKKTALAVLAAALWAGTALAPASAADSKAPASTSLKQAFDRTVILPYDFQQKVFIRGSKTDLYLDYKLVQRDSRVFVPIRLLGYLAGEVNRSGGTWETKWDAKRPNEVVLTNAALKKTIRFAVGSRSMDVNGKAVSIDVAPYKVNGTILLPLRSASDALDKEIQWLDGLILIGDDKIDPKLADTRSLIEPIKRQLADKRTRAEVESSTGLLARSGNTSYYYRAFYTASSTSEMLYRQKDGGKPVRIELAGQPVLSQAKVADGKIYFPTVVGGKPELHALDPVTGKAAKAASVSDWKPSDGWLEAVFKLEGQLFVNLHSGDNTMGSETLYRLDGGTLQKVVGGKSLMAYARAGDRLLYTDFRFMSMQPGNLKQVDLKTGKVSSIGDAAFTYGINRTLSEGGGVSYASNAKLVVKDGSAYSLGYEEADQTATSAVYRIPLAGGAQTKLTPPASDFWLEGASVYYVDRATGKLGQAGLSGGAVRILVDRPVFDVRMHGGSLYYRVLPTGTDARDGYAQAGDLYRYDLAAGRETKLSDQPALSYEVGPKGVYYVSNGYEPGLYKVGADGKSMAIVRDNVASTLLTDSGIVYTLTYKSGVFASGS from the coding sequence ATGAAAAAGACTGCGCTCGCCGTTCTCGCGGCCGCCCTCTGGGCCGGGACCGCGCTTGCTCCCGCCTCAGCGGCGGACAGCAAGGCGCCTGCCTCGACCTCGCTCAAGCAAGCCTTCGACCGGACCGTCATCCTGCCCTACGATTTTCAGCAGAAGGTGTTCATCCGCGGCTCGAAGACGGACCTGTACCTCGACTACAAGCTCGTGCAGCGCGACAGCCGCGTGTTCGTCCCGATCCGCCTGCTCGGCTATCTCGCGGGCGAGGTGAACCGTTCCGGGGGCACTTGGGAAACGAAATGGGACGCCAAGCGGCCGAATGAGGTCGTGCTGACGAACGCCGCCCTCAAGAAGACGATCCGGTTCGCCGTCGGCAGCCGGTCGATGGACGTGAACGGCAAAGCCGTCTCGATCGACGTCGCCCCGTACAAGGTGAACGGCACGATCCTGCTGCCGCTGCGCAGCGCCTCGGACGCGCTGGACAAGGAGATCCAGTGGCTCGACGGGCTCATCCTCATCGGCGACGACAAGATCGATCCGAAGCTGGCCGATACGCGCTCCCTGATCGAACCGATCAAGCGGCAGTTGGCGGACAAGCGGACTCGCGCCGAGGTGGAGAGCTCGACCGGATTGCTGGCAAGGTCGGGTAATACTTCGTACTACTATCGAGCGTTCTATACCGCTTCGTCGACATCCGAGATGCTGTATCGGCAAAAGGACGGCGGCAAGCCGGTGCGGATCGAGCTTGCGGGGCAGCCTGTCCTCAGCCAGGCGAAAGTCGCGGACGGCAAGATTTATTTCCCGACGGTCGTGGGCGGCAAGCCGGAGCTGCATGCGCTCGATCCGGTGACGGGCAAGGCGGCCAAAGCCGCCTCGGTGTCGGATTGGAAGCCGAGCGACGGCTGGCTGGAGGCGGTGTTCAAGCTGGAGGGCCAGCTGTTCGTCAACCTGCATTCCGGCGACAACACGATGGGCTCCGAAACGCTCTACCGGCTGGATGGCGGTACGCTCCAGAAGGTCGTGGGCGGCAAGAGCCTGATGGCCTATGCCCGCGCCGGCGACCGGCTGCTGTATACCGACTTCCGCTTCATGTCCATGCAGCCGGGCAACCTCAAGCAGGTCGACCTGAAGACCGGCAAAGTGTCCTCGATCGGGGACGCGGCCTTCACTTATGGCATTAATCGCACCCTGTCGGAAGGCGGCGGCGTCAGCTACGCCAGCAACGCCAAGCTGGTTGTGAAGGACGGCAGCGCCTACTCGCTCGGCTATGAAGAAGCGGACCAGACGGCGACGAGCGCCGTCTACCGCATCCCGCTAGCCGGCGGCGCCCAGACGAAGCTGACGCCGCCAGCCTCCGACTTCTGGCTGGAAGGCGCCTCCGTCTACTACGTGGATCGCGCGACCGGCAAGCTCGGCCAGGCCGGACTCAGCGGCGGCGCGGTCCGCATCCTCGTCGACCGTCCCGTCTTCGACGTCCGGATGCACGGCGGCAGCCTGTATTACCGCGTCCTGCCGACAGGGACCGACGCGCGCGACGGGTATGCTCAGGCCGGCGACCTGTACCGCTACGACCTGGCGGCTGGGCGCGAGACCAAGCTGAGCGACCAGCCGGCCCTTTCGTACGAGGTCGGGCCGAAAGGCGTCTATTACGTCTCCAACGGCTATGAGCCCGGGCTGTACAAGGTCGGTGCCGACGGCAAAAGCATGGCGATCGTCCGCGACAACGTCGCTTCCACGCTGCTGACGGACAGCGGCATCGTCTATACGCTGACGTACAAGAGCGGCGTGTTCGCATCCGGCAGCTGA
- a CDS encoding BlaI/MecI/CopY family transcriptional regulator produces the protein MNAPIRISESESEVMKLLWEQEPLTAGEIIVRLQREMDWSDQTIKTFLNRLLNKEAIRFEKSGRTYRYYPLVTRDEYLRSENRSFLNRVYDGAIGLMCAKFLEEEKLSDQDIEQLQRLLDKQKKGGDEA, from the coding sequence ATGAACGCCCCTATCCGCATCAGCGAATCGGAGAGCGAGGTGATGAAGCTGCTGTGGGAGCAGGAGCCGCTCACGGCAGGAGAGATCATCGTACGCCTGCAGCGGGAGATGGACTGGTCGGATCAGACGATCAAGACGTTCCTGAACCGTCTGCTCAACAAGGAAGCGATCCGCTTCGAGAAGTCCGGCCGCACGTACCGGTATTATCCGCTCGTCACGCGAGACGAGTACTTGAGATCCGAGAACCGCTCGTTCCTGAACCGCGTCTATGACGGAGCGATCGGCTTGATGTGCGCCAAGTTTCTGGAAGAGGAGAAGCTGTCGGATCAAGACATCGAGCAGCTGCAGCGGCTGCTGGACAAGCAGAAGAAAGGCGGCGACGAAGCATGA